From Flavobacteriales bacterium:
GTTGCTGGGGCTGATACTAATTAAGAACGGTCGGCGCAAAGCCCACCAAAAGGTCATGTGGACGGCCTTTGGACTGAGTTCATTGTTCTTGGTGAGCTACGTCTTGAGCAAGGTCAATACGCCTCCCACCGCGTTTGGAGGGGAGGGGGTGATCAGGTCCTTTTACTACTTCATCCTGATCTCGCACATCTTCCTCGCGATCTTCATTGTTCCGCTCGCCCTTTTTAGCATCTATCGCGGAACCAAAGGTGAATTTAACAAGCACCGTAAAGTGGCTAAAATAACTTGGCCAATCTGGTTTTACGTCAGTGTTACGGGTGTGTTGGTTTATCTGTTCATGGCGCCCTATTACGCCTGATTATTTTGCAAATGGGTCACCATTTTTCTCAAAAGTAGAAGGATTGTATTGGGGGACATATTTAAGGCGCTGAAAATCAACTCATAAAGGTACTGGCAGGCAAATTGTTTGGTGAGCGTTAGTTCGTCCCACCTGACTGAACGCGTTGGATTTAGCTCAATAGGTTAAGGCAACGGGCATGAAACAACACCTCCTGACTTCCTCTAATTGAGGTAGGTGCTGAGGTGTTTTGTTTTCGTGAATGATGGCGGGGCCCTAACCCCTAACCTGCAAACCTATGCCATTAGCACTACGCTCGT
This genomic window contains:
- a CDS encoding DUF420 domain-containing protein, encoding MSLNDKPWIPVIIALSVIIPIAVAVLIYFPMDLVNIDANFPLFHATINGTVSLLLLLGLILIKNGRRKAHQKVMWTAFGLSSLFLVSYVLSKVNTPPTAFGGEGVIRSFYYFILISHIFLAIFIVPLALFSIYRGTKGEFNKHRKVAKITWPIWFYVSVTGVLVYLFMAPYYA